One window of the Streptomyces sp. NBC_00259 genome contains the following:
- a CDS encoding DUF4255 domain-containing protein: MSNALAFATVTQALALLIESNLSPEMDIAVKVETRRPPAEPPTEPTINVFLYQVTPNPSMRHTDLPTRAADGTLVKRPAAPLDLHYLISAYGEEAELVGQRLIGCVVRTLHEIPVLPRELIELAAERPYLAGSDLAQSPQKVRFTPTVMDVDETSKLWGMLHQTPYSLSVAYQASLVLIEGREKPVPAKPVETRTVRVLPFGAPGAPVPPGTDNPGADEPSTDVPASDEAGTEAPAGGAEPDPESSEPAPARKRAAAKRSAPARTRKATGKPSGRAPGGKSDADNGADADGKER; the protein is encoded by the coding sequence ATGAGCAACGCACTTGCCTTCGCGACGGTCACCCAGGCACTGGCCCTGCTGATCGAGAGCAATCTGAGCCCGGAGATGGACATCGCGGTGAAGGTCGAGACCCGCAGACCGCCGGCCGAGCCACCCACCGAGCCGACCATCAACGTCTTTCTGTACCAGGTCACTCCGAACCCCTCGATGCGCCACACCGACCTGCCGACGCGTGCCGCCGACGGCACGCTGGTCAAGCGCCCTGCCGCACCACTGGATCTGCACTATCTGATCAGCGCGTACGGCGAAGAGGCGGAGCTCGTCGGGCAGCGGCTCATCGGGTGTGTGGTGCGGACGCTGCACGAGATACCGGTGCTGCCGCGGGAGTTGATCGAGCTCGCGGCGGAACGTCCTTATCTGGCCGGCAGCGATCTGGCGCAGTCGCCGCAGAAGGTGCGGTTCACCCCGACGGTGATGGACGTCGACGAGACGTCGAAGCTGTGGGGGATGCTCCACCAGACCCCGTACTCGCTGTCGGTGGCGTACCAGGCGTCGCTGGTCCTGATCGAGGGCCGCGAGAAGCCGGTCCCGGCGAAGCCGGTGGAGACCCGGACGGTACGGGTACTGCCGTTCGGGGCGCCGGGCGCGCCGGTGCCGCCCGGGACGGACAACCCCGGTGCGGACGAGCCGAGTACGGACGTTCCCGCGTCGGACGAGGCGGGCACGGAGGCCCCGGCCGGCGGAGCCGAGCCGGATCCCGAGTCCTCGGAGCCCGCGCCCGCGAGGAAGCGTGCCGCGGCCAAACGTTCGGCGCCCGCCCGCACCCGCAAGGCCACTGGCAAGCCGTCCGGCCGGGCGCCGGGCGGGAAGTCCGACGCGGACAACGGCGCGGACGCGGACGGCAAGGAGCGCTGA
- a CDS encoding AAA family ATPase, whose amino-acid sequence MSAYEDTGRGTGTSAGADGRALTTAIRSVLARVDAHAARARRRPGGTAAGDTRPGAAAPDTQDPGHLTGPPAGERRESAARTTARHDDTAGAGRPLVPTGDAAATSGSGRPATEADAHAGGLAVPDGPATLDALVTCFGLTSFERDVVLLAAAAELDPTTGSRCAAASGDPERTHPTFSLALAALGDAHWSALTPVAPLRRWRLVELDDETRLTASRLRLDERILHFLVGSPYLDARLHGLLRRTSVPDTLPSSYDLAASRVAAGWAGAGRRAPLRVELVGGDLRSRVDIAAAAARRSGLGLYAMAAEDIPTDPAERDRLARLWQREAILLPAALLVEVGDLERDQAAATDAFLESAAVPLVVSSPDPRQTARQRGERVTVPALDTDEQLGVWADAFEEVPEVSDADLRDLVAQFSLPPHLIRSAGATVVRDLQDENELDATGLAWKAGLTEARMGMDELGRRIEPQASWGDLVLAERQLKILREIVAHVRQRSTVYQEWGFAATLRRGLGVTALFAGGSGTGKTLAAEVMARELGLDLFVIDLSQVVSKYIGETEKNLRKVFDAAERGGALLLFDEADALFGKRSEVKDSHDRYANLEVSYLLMRMEAYRGLAILTTNMKQALDTAFMRRIRFVVDFPFPGESERAEIWRRVLPARAPMKGIDPELLARLTVAGGSIRNIALSGAFLAAEEGDRLQMRHMLEAARTEYLKLDRSLTPSEVHGWV is encoded by the coding sequence ATGAGCGCGTACGAGGACACGGGCCGGGGCACGGGAACGAGCGCCGGCGCGGACGGCCGCGCGCTGACGACGGCGATCCGCTCGGTCCTCGCCCGCGTCGACGCGCACGCGGCGCGGGCACGGCGACGGCCGGGCGGCACGGCGGCCGGCGACACACGCCCCGGTGCCGCCGCGCCCGACACACAGGACCCGGGACACCTCACCGGCCCGCCCGCCGGCGAGCGACGGGAGTCCGCCGCACGTACGACGGCGCGGCACGACGACACCGCCGGTGCCGGCCGGCCCCTCGTACCGACGGGTGACGCCGCAGCCACGTCCGGATCGGGCCGGCCGGCGACGGAGGCGGACGCGCACGCCGGCGGGCTCGCCGTCCCCGACGGGCCGGCCACTCTCGACGCGCTCGTCACGTGCTTCGGGCTCACGTCCTTCGAGCGTGACGTCGTTCTCCTTGCCGCCGCCGCGGAGCTCGACCCCACCACCGGCAGCCGCTGCGCCGCCGCGAGCGGCGACCCGGAGCGGACGCATCCGACCTTCTCGCTCGCCCTCGCCGCACTCGGCGACGCGCACTGGAGTGCCCTGACGCCCGTCGCCCCACTGCGTCGCTGGCGACTCGTCGAGCTGGACGACGAGACCCGGCTGACCGCCTCCCGGCTCCGCCTCGACGAGCGGATCCTGCACTTCCTGGTCGGCTCGCCGTATCTGGACGCCCGGCTGCACGGGCTGCTCCGCCGCACGAGCGTGCCGGACACCCTCCCCTCCTCGTACGACCTCGCCGCGAGCCGGGTCGCCGCCGGGTGGGCGGGGGCCGGGCGGCGCGCCCCGCTCCGGGTCGAGCTGGTCGGCGGCGATCTGCGGTCCCGCGTCGACATCGCCGCCGCGGCCGCCCGCCGTTCCGGTCTCGGTCTGTACGCGATGGCCGCCGAGGACATCCCCACCGACCCCGCAGAACGGGACCGTCTGGCCAGGCTCTGGCAGCGCGAGGCGATCCTGCTGCCCGCGGCGCTCCTGGTGGAGGTCGGGGATCTGGAGCGCGACCAGGCCGCCGCCACCGACGCGTTCCTGGAGAGCGCTGCCGTCCCTCTCGTCGTGTCGAGTCCTGATCCGCGGCAGACCGCGCGGCAGCGCGGCGAGCGGGTCACCGTACCGGCCCTCGACACCGACGAGCAGCTGGGGGTGTGGGCGGATGCCTTCGAGGAGGTGCCCGAGGTGTCCGACGCGGACCTCCGCGACCTCGTCGCGCAGTTCTCGCTCCCACCGCATCTCATCCGCTCCGCCGGCGCGACCGTCGTACGGGACCTGCAGGACGAGAACGAGCTGGACGCCACCGGACTGGCCTGGAAGGCGGGGCTCACCGAGGCCCGCATGGGCATGGACGAGCTGGGCCGGCGGATCGAGCCGCAGGCGTCCTGGGGCGATCTGGTGCTCGCGGAGCGGCAGTTGAAGATCCTGCGGGAGATCGTCGCGCATGTACGGCAGCGGTCCACCGTCTACCAGGAGTGGGGATTCGCGGCGACACTGCGCCGCGGACTCGGCGTCACCGCGCTCTTCGCCGGGGGCTCCGGCACCGGGAAGACGCTCGCCGCCGAGGTGATGGCGCGGGAGCTGGGGCTCGATCTGTTCGTCATCGACCTGTCCCAGGTGGTCAGCAAGTACATCGGTGAGACGGAGAAGAACCTGCGCAAGGTCTTCGACGCCGCCGAACGCGGCGGCGCGCTGCTGCTGTTCGACGAGGCGGACGCGCTGTTCGGCAAGCGCAGCGAGGTCAAGGACAGCCATGACCGGTACGCGAACCTCGAGGTCAGCTATCTGCTGATGCGCATGGAGGCGTACCGGGGCCTGGCGATCCTCACGACCAACATGAAGCAGGCACTGGACACGGCGTTCATGCGCCGTATCCGCTTCGTCGTGGACTTCCCCTTCCCCGGGGAGAGCGAGCGCGCCGAGATCTGGCGGCGGGTACTGCCCGCGCGTGCGCCGATGAAGGGCATCGATCCGGAACTGCTCGCGCGGCTGACCGTGGCGGGCGGCTCGATCCGCAACATCGCCCTGTCCGGCGCCTTCCTCGCCGCGGAGGAGGGGGACCGGCTCCAGATGCGGCACATGCTGGAGGCGGCGCGCACCGAATACCTCAAGCTGGACCGCTCCTTGACGCCGTCGGAGGTCCACGGATGGGTCTGA
- a CDS encoding eCIS core domain-containing protein, with the protein MSTSHASAQDARAAQAERRRKRKERAGSRTPEPKNIVSGAGQPLDLSVRRELEEQLGHDFSRVRLHTDRDAGALTEMLGADAVAVGQDIFFREGAYRPGTADGQRLLAHELLHTVQNPDGLGALRAGRDLGAVSLPQQAMEREAESAAQALVRDGEQAPEVEPDQATPGWLRYATVDADRTRMEQLDPATLVDRLANGVLRSLRGDPADLSGRVRLELSRLSPQLQDSVLDRLEPRLLTPEYDRLLDLVERAETGPPESRPAEVPGPEIDLFAELGVERARWQRAEEADRGSRDKRDEDAREERQDARARDEKRGGDRSRARSDAAAEQEEAARRTDQEDERARSRQHAAQEQRQEEEKQGQDRQRVDEAADERAQSQADGSEQAKEERKEQRDREERDLEQANAPGADKRTRKDDAKKPADGSRQENLDPKAKAQPGPVRPEKVDERAEQADSALSEHGLHEKDEDEPDEAEKPLGLEAGADKEISGTEDRDGAGGAHGREPELKPEDHLPATDLDVSAVPTADNPQASLPTFPAPPPTKAEQVLEQRENDAEEEEDEDAPEAEAKPPGAEMGPVEGEAPQPEGGPAAEAGDRGERDLQPEKPVQQEVGPDPETEDRQDPEPEAEKQDPEQRQERASAEGEADDRDTDGGDGQEEPDAKGAAEQQQERKERDGRAAKEESSGQPRGAAPDKPSLAPSGSAGSGPGSSLVPPAGAHTSRSSVEDRRPSPAARRVADSAKGDHEAPAPKSRIPKESGPGAAPSGTVGGSGTAGPSAATGPGGAPPVAQAAVSPAAEQAASPGKLGAPAPEGAQAAPEASLEKDGGGCAPPEPAAEKEEPGGSCGGGGGGAAPEEKRQEPPDVSAQDPKAAVGTVSKLAPDQALAAMPGVDAAADKKVGEEQQRLDANPPKRERPSGAPRTRSGPPEAAAPAAQVTGRVEKLGPEEQVEKQKAKGSDKAQGAKPTDNTPPPPAPVADKLTEEEAKNVDAAADAVPTVDPELRNKTVGPAPKIRLEGESDPKRTDDQAKALKEKQSDIQGRGREDAAKPMGEDQIFPDAPQEQLVGKATGGRRRGGGGESRAGAGAAPRPGMGAVAKQERGSEIRGAAGQAQGDLVAKEKEQRQGEQQAKQEKQTEIDREVTRNAEKQTAERGRAADDAQRERENWRGEQDKKIEDADKKSEKEHTDKNKEIVKARDDKDKEVNDRKDKDNQQIDSEREKAEKEAERKKEEEKPSGGFFGWVADKVKSAFNAILDAVTKVFDAARAAVNGIIDTFKDWADKAIDFVRDLAVKAINVLADALIAIGDVLLAAFPELRDKFRKAIEGLRDKAISAVNALADGLKKAVNALLDALAAGLNALLDVLEAGIKAVIKIYQAVILGAIKFAQAAIEALGKFAALVADIAPDPGGWLGKAGSSAKSGIQDHLWGAIKTGVKRWFDTKVEGILGLGKAVIDVLVKGCVSVKQIGKMTWDAIVASLPMMIASIVIEKVVSMLVPAAGAILTIVQGLMAAWQSLSSILTAFGKFWAYLKAVKAGPAACLFAEAVAAGIVALLDFIANFLMIRLAGATKGVGKRLKAMAEKIMRGLKKTGKGAKQAAGDAVNKARGAVRSAQEALARPTAPARPKGPRVPKNRSASTDRGQGANRVPKDTVRDRPTSRTPDRERDRRREESEAQREQQRPESRPDQQPGTRPDRAADQKPDTRKDKSPDTAAPKKKKETEAPKRQKPRKPKSALGRALQKIKGKVKSALKKVRNAGKALGRKLRKSKVGQALKNSGRKMRDFFKKKRDRMRDDKKRRADTRKTDRSERRKKENSSDSKRDRLRDAVARIRPRLKDRLDRGMTVGNHQALLEELRKWYRLSGLRKNGGEDFRVWASLNPRLPTNNGVSQNGIDRSEPLRLPDPDPLPFSNDTTKEPTGFTMQFINSEWAEKNGQYPPSGRSTKVRMLAGFRYIDRHSLWEPQGNLQWDLMHLLPRELGGPSQATNFVPAPNFKNRGFYNQIEGEAAGKFGDNAANNSKMPGDYKLNLDLYKGNASGYPGNVYPDFFPRSITATYRTHDHKGTGNGRSRSEWKPSAWRAPETVRFDPPPTKSVGAIDINTVNFAHATSLARVRSLLGNHDITVLAVRKMRPFTDIDDMHDKLAGYVHTTGRPLYSFEEKIWPQIQENYDNGLFTI; encoded by the coding sequence ATGAGTACGTCCCACGCCTCGGCCCAGGACGCCCGGGCGGCGCAGGCCGAGCGGCGCCGCAAGCGCAAGGAGCGGGCCGGGTCCCGTACCCCGGAGCCGAAGAACATCGTCAGCGGCGCAGGGCAGCCGCTCGATCTCAGCGTACGGCGTGAGCTGGAGGAGCAGCTCGGTCACGACTTCAGCCGGGTACGGCTGCACACCGACCGGGACGCGGGCGCGCTCACCGAGATGCTGGGCGCGGACGCGGTCGCGGTCGGCCAGGACATCTTCTTCCGCGAGGGCGCGTACCGGCCGGGCACGGCGGACGGGCAGCGGCTGCTCGCGCACGAACTGCTGCACACGGTGCAGAACCCGGACGGTCTGGGCGCGCTGCGCGCGGGCCGTGACCTGGGGGCGGTGAGTCTGCCGCAGCAGGCGATGGAGCGCGAGGCGGAGTCGGCCGCGCAGGCTCTCGTACGGGACGGGGAACAGGCCCCGGAGGTGGAGCCGGACCAGGCGACGCCCGGCTGGCTGCGGTACGCCACGGTCGACGCCGACCGGACCCGGATGGAGCAGCTGGACCCGGCCACGCTGGTGGACCGTCTCGCGAACGGCGTGCTGCGGTCGCTGCGCGGCGACCCGGCGGACCTGTCGGGCCGGGTGCGGCTGGAACTGTCCAGGCTCTCCCCGCAGTTGCAGGACTCGGTTCTGGACCGGCTGGAGCCGCGGCTGCTCACGCCCGAGTACGACCGGCTGCTCGATCTGGTCGAGCGGGCCGAAACCGGTCCGCCGGAGAGCCGGCCGGCCGAGGTGCCGGGGCCGGAGATCGACCTCTTCGCCGAGCTGGGCGTGGAGCGCGCCCGGTGGCAGCGCGCGGAGGAGGCCGACCGGGGCTCGCGGGACAAGCGGGACGAGGACGCCCGCGAGGAGCGGCAGGACGCCAGGGCGCGCGACGAGAAGCGCGGCGGCGACCGGAGCAGGGCGCGGTCGGACGCCGCGGCGGAGCAGGAGGAGGCCGCCCGTCGCACGGACCAGGAGGACGAGCGCGCCCGCTCCCGGCAACACGCCGCGCAGGAGCAGCGGCAGGAAGAGGAGAAGCAGGGCCAGGACCGCCAACGGGTCGACGAGGCCGCGGACGAGCGTGCCCAGAGCCAGGCCGACGGCTCGGAGCAGGCCAAGGAGGAGCGCAAGGAACAGCGCGACCGGGAGGAGCGCGACCTCGAACAGGCGAACGCCCCCGGTGCGGACAAGCGCACACGCAAGGACGACGCGAAGAAGCCGGCCGACGGGTCCAGGCAGGAGAACCTCGACCCGAAGGCGAAGGCGCAACCCGGCCCCGTACGCCCGGAGAAGGTGGACGAGCGGGCCGAGCAGGCGGACAGCGCCCTGTCCGAACACGGCCTGCACGAGAAGGACGAGGACGAGCCGGACGAGGCGGAGAAGCCGCTCGGTCTCGAAGCGGGCGCGGACAAGGAGATCAGCGGTACGGAGGACCGCGACGGAGCGGGTGGCGCCCACGGTCGCGAGCCCGAGCTGAAGCCGGAGGACCATCTGCCGGCTACCGACCTCGACGTGTCGGCGGTGCCGACCGCGGACAACCCTCAGGCGTCGCTGCCCACGTTCCCCGCTCCCCCGCCGACGAAGGCCGAACAGGTCCTGGAGCAGCGGGAGAACGATGCCGAGGAGGAAGAGGACGAGGACGCCCCCGAGGCCGAGGCCAAGCCGCCGGGCGCGGAGATGGGCCCGGTCGAGGGCGAGGCTCCGCAGCCGGAGGGTGGCCCCGCGGCCGAGGCCGGGGACCGCGGCGAGAGGGATCTCCAGCCGGAGAAGCCGGTACAGCAGGAGGTCGGCCCCGACCCGGAGACCGAGGACAGGCAGGATCCTGAACCCGAGGCGGAGAAGCAGGATCCCGAGCAGCGGCAGGAACGGGCGTCCGCCGAGGGCGAAGCGGACGACAGGGACACCGACGGCGGCGACGGCCAGGAGGAACCGGACGCCAAGGGGGCCGCGGAACAGCAGCAGGAACGCAAGGAACGCGACGGGCGGGCGGCGAAGGAGGAGTCGTCGGGGCAGCCGCGGGGCGCCGCCCCGGACAAGCCTTCGCTCGCGCCGTCCGGATCCGCGGGGTCCGGTCCCGGCTCGTCCCTCGTACCACCGGCGGGCGCGCACACCTCGCGGTCCTCCGTCGAGGACCGCAGGCCCTCCCCCGCCGCGCGCCGCGTCGCGGACTCCGCGAAGGGCGATCACGAAGCCCCCGCGCCCAAGAGCCGGATCCCGAAGGAGAGCGGGCCGGGAGCCGCACCCAGCGGGACGGTCGGCGGCAGTGGGACGGCGGGGCCGAGCGCGGCGACCGGCCCCGGCGGGGCACCACCGGTGGCGCAGGCCGCGGTGAGCCCGGCGGCCGAACAGGCCGCGAGTCCCGGCAAGCTGGGCGCTCCCGCGCCGGAGGGTGCACAGGCCGCTCCGGAGGCATCGCTGGAGAAGGACGGCGGCGGTTGCGCCCCGCCGGAGCCCGCGGCGGAGAAGGAGGAGCCGGGCGGCAGCTGCGGAGGCGGGGGCGGCGGCGCCGCTCCCGAGGAGAAGCGGCAGGAGCCGCCGGACGTCTCGGCCCAGGACCCGAAGGCCGCCGTCGGCACGGTCAGCAAGCTGGCTCCGGACCAGGCACTGGCCGCGATGCCCGGTGTGGACGCCGCCGCGGACAAGAAGGTCGGCGAGGAGCAGCAGCGGCTCGACGCCAACCCGCCGAAGCGGGAGCGGCCTTCGGGCGCGCCCCGCACTCGGTCGGGTCCGCCCGAGGCGGCCGCCCCTGCCGCCCAGGTGACGGGCCGGGTCGAGAAGCTCGGGCCCGAGGAGCAGGTCGAGAAGCAGAAGGCCAAGGGCAGCGACAAGGCGCAGGGCGCGAAGCCCACCGACAACACGCCACCGCCGCCCGCGCCGGTGGCGGACAAGCTGACCGAGGAGGAGGCGAAGAACGTCGACGCCGCGGCCGACGCCGTCCCCACCGTCGACCCGGAGCTGCGGAACAAGACGGTCGGCCCCGCCCCCAAGATCAGGCTCGAGGGCGAGAGCGACCCGAAGCGTACGGACGACCAGGCCAAGGCGCTCAAGGAGAAGCAGTCCGACATCCAGGGCAGGGGCCGTGAGGACGCGGCCAAGCCGATGGGCGAGGACCAGATCTTCCCCGACGCTCCTCAGGAGCAGCTGGTCGGCAAGGCCACGGGCGGTCGTCGGCGGGGCGGCGGAGGCGAGTCGAGGGCCGGGGCCGGGGCCGCGCCCAGGCCCGGCATGGGAGCGGTCGCCAAGCAGGAGCGCGGCAGCGAGATCCGGGGAGCCGCGGGGCAGGCACAGGGCGACCTGGTCGCCAAGGAGAAGGAACAGCGGCAGGGCGAGCAGCAGGCCAAGCAGGAGAAGCAGACCGAGATCGACCGCGAGGTCACCCGGAACGCGGAGAAGCAGACGGCCGAACGTGGCCGCGCGGCCGACGACGCCCAGCGCGAGCGCGAGAACTGGCGCGGCGAGCAGGACAAGAAGATCGAGGACGCGGACAAGAAGTCCGAGAAGGAGCACACCGACAAGAACAAGGAGATCGTCAAGGCCCGCGACGACAAGGACAAGGAGGTCAACGACCGGAAGGACAAGGACAACCAGCAGATCGACTCGGAGCGCGAGAAGGCGGAGAAGGAAGCCGAGCGGAAGAAGGAGGAGGAGAAGCCCTCGGGAGGCTTCTTCGGCTGGGTCGCCGACAAGGTGAAGAGCGCCTTCAACGCCATCCTCGACGCGGTCACCAAGGTCTTCGACGCCGCGCGTGCGGCGGTCAACGGCATCATCGACACGTTCAAGGACTGGGCCGACAAGGCCATCGACTTCGTACGTGACCTCGCCGTCAAGGCGATCAACGTACTGGCGGACGCGCTGATCGCGATCGGGGACGTGCTGCTCGCGGCGTTCCCTGAGCTGCGGGACAAGTTCCGCAAGGCCATCGAGGGCCTGCGGGACAAGGCGATCTCGGCGGTCAACGCCCTGGCGGACGGCCTGAAGAAGGCGGTCAACGCCCTGCTGGACGCCCTGGCGGCCGGGCTGAACGCGCTGCTGGACGTGCTCGAAGCGGGCATCAAGGCCGTCATCAAGATCTACCAGGCGGTGATTCTCGGCGCGATCAAGTTCGCCCAGGCTGCGATCGAGGCGCTGGGCAAGTTCGCGGCCCTCGTCGCGGACATCGCGCCGGACCCGGGCGGCTGGCTGGGCAAGGCGGGCAGCTCGGCGAAGTCCGGTATCCAGGACCACTTGTGGGGCGCGATCAAGACCGGCGTCAAGCGGTGGTTCGACACGAAGGTCGAGGGCATCCTCGGACTGGGCAAGGCCGTGATCGACGTGCTGGTCAAGGGCTGCGTCTCGGTCAAGCAGATCGGGAAGATGACGTGGGACGCGATCGTCGCGTCGCTGCCGATGATGATCGCCTCGATCGTGATCGAGAAGGTCGTCTCGATGCTGGTGCCGGCGGCGGGAGCGATCCTCACGATCGTGCAGGGCCTGATGGCGGCCTGGCAGAGCCTCAGCTCGATCCTGACGGCGTTCGGCAAGTTCTGGGCGTACCTGAAGGCGGTCAAGGCGGGCCCGGCGGCGTGCCTGTTCGCTGAGGCGGTGGCGGCGGGGATCGTGGCGCTGCTGGACTTCATCGCCAACTTCCTGATGATCCGCCTCGCGGGCGCGACGAAGGGAGTGGGCAAACGCCTCAAGGCCATGGCCGAGAAGATCATGCGGGGCCTGAAGAAGACGGGCAAGGGCGCGAAGCAGGCCGCGGGCGACGCGGTCAACAAGGCCCGGGGCGCGGTGCGCAGCGCCCAGGAGGCCCTGGCCCGCCCCACGGCCCCGGCCCGCCCGAAGGGACCGCGCGTCCCCAAGAACCGCTCGGCGTCGACGGACCGGGGCCAAGGGGCGAACCGGGTCCCGAAGGACACGGTGCGCGACCGGCCGACGAGCCGTACGCCGGACAGGGAACGGGACCGCAGGCGTGAGGAGAGCGAGGCCCAACGCGAGCAGCAGCGGCCGGAGTCACGGCCGGACCAGCAGCCCGGGACCAGGCCCGACAGGGCTGCGGACCAGAAGCCCGACACCCGCAAGGACAAGTCGCCCGACACGGCGGCTCCCAAGAAGAAGAAGGAGACCGAGGCCCCCAAGCGCCAGAAGCCGCGCAAGCCGAAGTCCGCGCTGGGCAGGGCACTCCAGAAGATCAAGGGCAAGGTCAAGTCGGCCCTGAAGAAGGTCCGCAACGCCGGCAAGGCGCTGGGCAGGAAGCTCCGCAAGAGCAAGGTGGGCCAGGCGCTCAAGAACAGCGGCAGGAAGATGCGTGACTTCTTCAAGAAGAAGCGCGACCGGATGCGCGACGACAAGAAGCGGCGTGCCGACACCCGCAAGACCGACCGCAGTGAGCGCAGGAAGAAGGAGAACTCCTCGGATTCGAAGCGTGATCGGCTGCGGGATGCTGTCGCCCGTATCCGCCCCCGGCTCAAGGACCGCCTGGACCGCGGGATGACCGTGGGCAATCATCAGGCACTCCTCGAAGAGCTGCGCAAGTGGTACCGCCTCAGCGGCCTGCGCAAGAACGGGGGCGAGGACTTCCGGGTGTGGGCCTCGCTCAACCCGCGGCTCCCGACCAACAACGGCGTCAGCCAGAACGGAATCGACCGGAGCGAGCCTCTGCGGCTGCCCGACCCCGATCCCCTGCCCTTCAGCAACGACACGACCAAGGAGCCCACGGGCTTCACCATGCAGTTCATCAACAGCGAATGGGCTGAGAAAAACGGTCAGTACCCGCCGTCGGGGCGCTCCACCAAGGTCCGCATGCTCGCCGGATTCAGGTACATCGACAGGCACTCCCTGTGGGAACCGCAGGGGAACCTCCAGTGGGACCTCATGCACCTGTTGCCCAGGGAACTGGGCGGTCCCAGCCAAGCGACCAACTTCGTACCGGCACCGAACTTCAAGAACCGCGGCTTCTACAACCAAATCGAAGGAGAAGCGGCGGGAAAGTTCGGCGACAACGCCGCCAACAATTCCAAGATGCCGGGTGACTACAAACTCAACCTCGACCTCTACAAGGGGAATGCGTCAGGCTACCCCGGAAACGTCTATCCGGACTTCTTCCCACGCAGCATCACGGCGACATACCGAACACACGATCACAAGGGTACGGGGAACGGCAGGAGTCGCTCCGAATGGAAGCCCTCCGCCTGGCGCGCACCCGAGACGGTCCGCTTCGACCCGCCGCCGACGAAGAGCGTCGGGGCCATTGACATCAATACGGTCAACTTCGCCCATGCGACGAGCCTGGCGCGCGTTCGAAGCCTTCTCGGGAACCACGACATCACCGTCCTCGCAGTACGGAAGATGCGCCCGTTCACCGATATCGACGACATGCACGACAAGCTGGCCGGATACGTGCACACCACAGGCCGCCCTCTCTACAGTTTCGAGGAGAAGATATGGCCGCAAATCCAGGAGAACTACGACAACGGTCTCTTCACCATCTAG
- a CDS encoding phage baseplate assembly protein V, which yields MAAPNNRFLGKFRGRVIDNRDPLRLGRITAQVPDVLGDEASTWALPCLPFTGRRAGHYAVPEVGAGVWIEFEQGDPSFPVWTGSWYGDASELPPRVSAEVPASQPVVIQTPGDHKLVMSDVPGGTGILLEARGGAYIRIDEKGVTIGNGKGASIVLIGDEVSINEGRLIVPGKR from the coding sequence ATGGCGGCACCGAACAACCGCTTCCTCGGCAAGTTCCGGGGCCGGGTGATCGACAACAGGGATCCGCTCCGGCTGGGCCGCATCACGGCCCAGGTGCCGGACGTGCTGGGTGACGAGGCGTCCACGTGGGCGCTGCCGTGTCTGCCGTTCACCGGGCGCCGGGCGGGCCACTACGCCGTCCCGGAGGTCGGGGCGGGCGTGTGGATCGAGTTCGAGCAGGGGGATCCCAGCTTCCCCGTCTGGACGGGGAGTTGGTACGGCGACGCGTCCGAACTGCCGCCGCGGGTGAGTGCCGAGGTGCCCGCGTCGCAGCCGGTCGTCATCCAGACGCCCGGCGACCACAAGCTGGTGATGTCGGACGTGCCGGGCGGTACGGGGATTCTGCTGGAGGCCCGGGGCGGCGCGTACATCCGGATCGACGAGAAGGGCGTGACCATCGGCAACGGCAAGGGGGCGTCGATCGTGCTGATCGGCGACGAGGTCAGCATCAACGAGGGCCGGCTGATCGTGCCCGGGAAGCGCTAG